In Hyla sarda isolate aHylSar1 chromosome 9, aHylSar1.hap1, whole genome shotgun sequence, the following proteins share a genomic window:
- the TREX2 gene encoding three prime repair exonuclease 2 — MNGVVKTFVFLDLEATGLNKDRPKITEICLIAVHVSSLENPVTNEAGEVQLPRVMDKLCLCVDPGKPLTEGASSITGLSNKNLGNSEKQKFDTTLINAINEFVNRQAKPVCLVAHNGFFYDFPLLKTELLEQNEDFPGTMLCLDSLQAFRDLDSPTSRYIKGRHTLTEIYRQNFGKEPNHSHFAEGDVLTLILVFICQAREILKVPSYKNWEEIRPMYT; from the coding sequence ATGAATGGAGTAGTGAAAACTTTTGTCTTCTTGGACCTGGAAGCCACAGGTCTAAATAAAGATCGACCCAAAATAACTGAGATCTGCCTGATTGCTGTCCATGTCTCTTCTCTGGAGAACCCAGTAACCAATGAGGCAGGAGAAGTGCAGCTCCCCCGAGTTATGGACAAGCTTTGTCTGTGTGTGGATCCAGGAAAACCCCTCACCGAAGGGGCTTCCAGTATCACCGGTCTCAGCAATAAAAATCTCGGCAACAGCGAGAAGCAAAAATTCGATACGACCCTCATCAACGCGATCAATGAGTTCGTCAATCGTCAGGCTAAACCTGTTTGTCTGGTGGCCCATAATGGGTTCTTCTATGACTTTCCCCTCCTGAAAACTGAGCTACTGGAACAAAATGAAGACTTTCCTGGCACCATGTTGTGCTTGGATTCTCTTCAAGCTTTCCGAGATCTGGATAGCCCAACATCCAGATATATTAAGGGAAGACACACACTgacagaaatatacaggcaaaacTTTGGAAAGGAACCAAATCATTCTCACTTTGCAGAGGGGGATGTGCTGACCCTAATCTTGGTCTTCATTTGCCAAGCAAGGGAAATACTCAAAGTGCCCAGTTACAAGAATTGGGAGGAGATAAGACCCATGTAcacataa